The following is a genomic window from Malus sylvestris chromosome 7, drMalSylv7.2, whole genome shotgun sequence.
CTAAACTCTAACCTTGGTCATGTAAGATTACatttgttcttggctaaaataGTTTAAAGGTCAACTGAGGCGGAAAATGATTGGttatttagtttgttattttttcGGCTTAATCTAAGAACGGGCTTTTGGAAGTTTTAGAATTTATACTAAGCTatccctgcgtaaagcgggagccttgtgcactgggtacgacctttttttatcCCTGGAACCTGGAAAATTTGGACGTAGCTTAAGCTCATTGTAGAAGCCATTATTTGACATTTTCTCTTTTCGATCCTTTCATATCTTTTCTTGTGATAGCATAACAATTATACCATAAACATATGATATTCGCAAACAAGCAGATAAGGCAATTGCTACTCTTCATTTAACTACACAAACATCGTAATAAATCCAAACCTCTGCATAATCAACAGAAATTTTCCACTACGAAACAAAGGTAATCTGTACTTAAATCCAGACGTCTTTTATCATTCTTTCTGGTATGCACATCctactgaaaaccaaaacatAACACACAAACCCGATTGAGGAAGAATTTACATGCACTGCAGAGCTTTAACTTGTTCGAAAATCAAGTGCCTTAGTGCCTTGATTTATCGGCATCCATCTTTATGGGCAGTTGCATTCATCCAGATGGATCTTGCCATTTCCTGAACACGAACAAATTCAATCGTCCACATGAACACAAATATTCGTCCACACAATCAAAACACGTACACACGCGTACACAAACATGTACTAGACAAATATCAGTATACGACTCTATGTTATGTATGGAAAAATTAAGTCGACGCATTTGCCACTTACCGGTAATTATGCAGGACACGAGTTACTTGACTGCAGCTTGATAACAATCTGCCACAAAATATATTCCAACTACCAAGCTAAATCTGTCCCACAAAACATCAAAAGCATACTCCTATATGACTCTCTACAACTAAAAAGTTCAGAACTTCGCTTTCAGTAACATGTTGAAATCAATTGCAGTCCAtacaaataatgcatcaaattaaTCACCTTATTTCGCTTTCAGTAACATGTCGAAATCAATTGCAATATAATCACCTTACTTCGCTTTCAGAATTAACCAtacaaataatgcatcaaattaaTCACCTTAGTTCTCTCATTGCTTCCAATGCCCAACAAAGCCGACTCGAATCCTCCCAGCCAAATTCAAAGCCTGAAAATTCTCACATGGCAATCAAACTCAAAACTTCCTAATCGCAATACACAATTCAAAAACGCAGAAAACAAAAACAGGGTTACCTGCCAACAGTTTCTGAAACTCAGAATCCGAGTTGAGCTCCCTCTCCAAAGCTTGTACGTGGTTTCTCAGTACTCGGTAAGACAAAGGAAGCAGCTGCATTAGTAATAAAACCAGTGAGTGATTAGGAGATTAAGAATTAATATTTGAATCAGTGGGCTTTTTCAGCAAAATATTaggattttttgggttttgcttgaTGTTTGAACCTTTTGCGTCGCCATGGAGGAGTTCCCGACAATGCGCTTGAACGTTTCACAAAATTCGAATTGTCAATCGTGTTGTATGACATGACAACAAAAAGTTTAAGATATTTAACGTGTTATGCTTCATAGCAATCGCATGAGTTGTTCCGTTGACAATAATAATACCGACACATCACGAACGACATATGAACAATAAAAACGGGCTACGTAACAAAAACTAGTACTAGCTACTCgtgaaaagtaaaacaaaacataaagttTACTCGTcttcacaaatatatatatacaagacAAGTGCAGTTTTTCCAAGTGAAAGCCAAGCAGAGTATAAACTGCGGGCAGATAAATATACGGCTGTTATTCAACTCCAGGATCTTTCCTGGAGGTCACGGATATACCCAAACACCTCTGCACCAACTCAACATCCATTTTCGTAGTGTTTTTAGTCTCTACAATTCCTCTACAATGGTGCAAATTCAGTGCAAATTCAGATCAAAGGGCATAAATTCGGTCGATTTCCGAATTGGAATAGTCAGAGGGCATCCATGAGTTGGAACCGCTCCTCCTCGTGTGCTTCTCCCTCTTCCTCATGGACCGTGTCCGCTTTGACTTCACCACGTAGTATGTCATGGTGCCGAGAACAGCCGCCATTATCATTCCCCCAACCATTGTTACAAGAATGGCAGCCCATTTGTGGCGCTGGCCAACCACTATGTAAGAGGAGGCTATGAATGCCACCGAAGTGCAGACTGAAGCCAGCCACATCAACTTGTTTATTATCTCCACCACCCGTTTCTCTGCCTTTGTCTCGCCTCTGACCAAGGTAATTTGGACAACCACAACAGCCAAAGACGTAAAGAGGGCAATGGcgttgaaaatgaagaagattttGAAAGGAAGGCCCTTCACTACCACGGCAGTCCCGTCATCATGATCACCACCTGGCACAGTAAAGATAGCGGCAAAGGCAACTGTTGCGAATAGAACAGCGACCACAGTCACTGAGTTAGTGGCGTTGTTGATTCCTTCCCTGTGGAGCTTTCTAAGTTCTTTGGAAATATTGTGAACGTTTTTAttggttttctttgtttgttcaaGCTGGATATGGACATCGTTCTTGATCTGAGTCACAGTCTTTCTCAGTTCATCCCTTGGTTGGTTCAGTTCATTAGCCTTCACAGCACCATAGCGATAAAGGCAACCCCTTATTTCCGAGGCTTCTTCGGAAAGTGGAAGTGCATCAGCAATGTCAAGAGCCGTTTTTGTGTCTCTGTTCAGTGCATTAACATTGCTGTCTGGGAGGAGTAACAACTCATTCACTATCTGCAAAGAAAGATACAATAATCAGTACATATAAATCTATAGCGGAGATATACAATCATGAAAGGAAGAATCATGGCTACACTAGTTTAGCTCGAGCCAAAGCTAAAACTAGTGCAGAAAATACAACAGAGGTCCCTAGAAACTGATGGGGGTTTTTAGCCaacttgatttttatttttgttcacaCCGCACTAGAAAATAAGAACTCATAGTTCATTGCAACTATTTTTTACTGTGCAAATTAACTTAGATCAGAAAAGGAAATTGCTAAAGAAGAATAGTTCGTATCATAGCAACCATGTGCACGGATCAGATGTCCGGAGCAAGGATTTttaaaatggcaaaagaataaaTCTATAAAAACATTATACACTCTGGGCAGATAAATAAATTTTCATTACCTAGTACATACTAAAAGAAAATTACTTACGGCATTGACTCACGATATTTGTGGGACTAAATCGGCCGTCACTATATCAAAAGAATTTGAATTCACAGCCATATATCAAACATCAGTAATGACAAAGGTAAAGTGAGAACCCAGACATACCTCTGCTCGCTTCTTCCTGGTGGCAATATGCAACGCTGTGTTCCCAAATTTGTCTGGAAGCATTACAATTGCAGGGTCTGCCCCTAGTAGCAATTTCACCACCTCACAGTTTGTCCCCTTTACAGCCATATGCAATGCAGTTTGCCCTTTCTTGTCAGTTCTTCGTGCCAATTGTGGATCCTTTGTAAGCAATGCCCTTACAATCTCCGCATGCCCCTGTCTTGCAGCTAGATGCAATGCATTCTTCCCGTTTGATCTAGAAATTTCCAACAAGGTAGAATCCTTCGACAGCAGTTCATCAACTACCGCTACATGCCCTTTATGAGCTGCGGATATAAGTGGGGTTGAATTTGCCGGGCCCAGTGTTTTGCTTAGCCCAGGATCATGATCTAGGAGTACCTGGACAATGGCTGCAAGAAAAGTAGGAGTATGAATGTAATGTCCAATGGCACGGAAGCATTCACAACAGGTAGCTGCAGCTTTCATGTTACTCAGATAACAATCGGAAATCATTATTTGAGGATTGCCAAGGGACCAGGAAACAAGTGACTAGTAGAGGCATCAGCCGTTTTAGGAAATCCCCTGCATTAAATTCCATGATCAACGGAAAAAAGGTATGCGCTCTCCATAAGCAGCAAATGCAAGTCCTGATTAAGCAGAAAGCTTCAAAATACGACTAATAATTCATGATTTGTTTCACAACATGAGGCAATTCCTCTCACATAACTATCGATTTAATACTACCAGTGCAGCTTAACTAATACCACCAAAATCCCGAATGCTTCACTCTCTATGAATCAATATCTCAAAAAACAGACAGCCTTCTGGTTAACGAGAAAATACAGAAAGCAGACAACACTTTTATGCAGCACATAATTGGATACTCCATCAACCAAAATGAACCAGTCTCTCAAATCATAAATCAAGAAGATCGAATACATTGTATTTCTTAGTTCGCATTATTACAATTGAAAGAACAAGAGAAATGACATAGCCAGATCCCAACATCTCAAAGATGCAAACTTTTATCCTAAAATCCTCTTACCATCTTTTACCAAACCACCCAAATTCACAAACCacacaattaaaattaaaattagacTAAGAGATTCAAAATCCAAATTAGCACAAATTAGCACAAATGCTGAAGATCATTACCATGGTGTCCTTGACTTGCAGCAGCATGCAAGGGGTCGAACCCGGACCTGTTCTTCTTCGTAACGGTCTCCTTGTTCGAATACTTCAACAGCTCCTTAACCACATCAAGGTGCCCTTTATCCGCCGCCGTGAACAAAGCCGTCTCTCCCAGCTCATTCACCTCATTCACCACCGCCGCCCGGACCTCAGCCACCTCCGTATCAAACTCCTCACCGCTTACGGTCCCCATCATCTGCGAATCGATATCGCCGAGAATCTTCTTTACGGCGGCTAGATCCGCGCGCTGAGCCGCCAAGTGAAGCTCCGTGTCGTTGTGCCGCCCCGTCACCTGCTTCACGTACTTCTTCTTCCCCGCCTGGTCAATCCGCTTTCCTGAGTTGGAAAGCACCAAAGCCGGCGCCGACGCCGTGGAAGACGGCGACGGCGAATTGGAAAGCACCAAAGCCGGCGCTGACGCCGTGGAAGACGGAGACGGCGACGGCGACGGCGATGGCTCGGCCAGAGGGTTTTGGCTCGGCTGTGCAGTCATCAGACCCTTCTCTAAATCCGTATCACCTCCTACAAGTTCGATAATAATCACAAATAATACACAAATGATCAGAAACAATCAGAAACAAAACCTGTTTGGTTCAGAGGAAAGTGAAGGAGGCAACTTTCCGGGAAAATAAAAGACGGGTTTAATCAGAGTGATTTGATGATGTTATTCCATTGaagtatattaatttctttgtttattCAATTATTTTCAGAGTTGGTAGCTACAGAGAATCTTGTTCTCTTTTTCTGAGGTATATTTTCCCGGAAAATAATCAAATCAGAGGAATTCAAAAGTGAaaaaatctagagagagaaagtgtacCTTGCTCAATTGGGGACgccatgagagagagaaagagagagtctGAAAGTGGAGGCTGCTGGGTTGCAGAGGAGGAAAATTGGGGGAGTGAAAAGACGGAAAGGGGAAAGGATAGGAAGACAAAAAAGATGAGGAGGACTGGGAGGAAGGAGGGAGGAAATGGGAGTCGCGATTAGTGGTGGCTGTTTTGGAATTTTGCTTCCCCCAGTttgctactctctctctctctcactttccaTGTCATCGCCTCAACAAACGAAATTTACCTAACTCTCACTCTGACTTGCATCTGCCGCGAAAAATtacttctctttttcttttaatctttggacaccatttcttttttttttcttttatgttttagaCAGAAAGGTAATTTCATACCAACCCAAGATAATTACAAGAAAAGAGGCCCAACAACAGTATGCAGTCAAAATATGGGCCACcaaaggaaacaaaaagaaaagcccAAAAACAGACCTTTGAGCCCAACACAGAAAAAACACTGGAATAGCCTAACAACTTCCAACTAGCGCCGCCACCGGACCGCTACTTTCCAGCCATCTGAAACCAGAGTCTCCTGCaatcaacataaatcaaaacgtGCAGAGCCCCAAAAAAGGCTGAAAGGAAGACTCCGAACTCCTTCAACGAGCACCACATTGTTTACCACCGCACATTGAAAGAAACCAGTCAGGGGAAGGAGGTAGTGTAAACACCCGAGCCGAAGCACTACACACcttcttgaagaacagtgaaaAATCGCGTTTTAACTGCAAGAAATCGCAATGATGAAAAGCAGGTAACAAACAAGATTGCGAGATCGATGTAGGATGGAGTTGATTGCTAAGGAAAGGGAGTGGATTGGAGGTGGAAGGAAGTGGATAATGGAAGTAGGGGCTAAGCACAGTAAAAGCAGGCATAAGAGATTACAGTTTAAGGGACCAATGGTTACAAATGTTTAGCCGATGGAccattatgtaaaaaaaaactaatgaaaatagtttgaaaaatttgagtttgaatgataaggataaaataaagggtaaagtgaatagtacaatgtttgactttttagtgtaaaaatgtgattttttgttaaagtgaacagtatcgtgaacttttcgttaaaactcccttatttcaattgggttaaaattaaaggacaattgctacaatttttttctttcactttttACTTGCAAAATTATAGTCGGCTACATGTACAAAAATAACTTAATTAATGTGAGTATCAAACAACGATCGTCTGAGAGAATAATGACCTCTTACATACAAataatcaagtttttttttttttttttaatttttacaagattgaattttcttttggtttaaattttaaagaaaCACTAGTCACATGGTATCTCCGATTAAAGACAGGTTTTATCATGACACTTGGTTAGGATAACGTACTCTTTATgcacaaaaattcaaatctGCTTTCTCGTGAATAAAAATAGTAAATGATATTGCATTGTTACAAACAGAATGAAtgttaatatttaaattttatctatGTAGTTTGAGTAAAGTTGTACAATAATTCATGTAATTCAAGTTGTCATGATGTAACTAttagccttcatgcacgcgcATGAGCGCATgcagaagacattttttttaattacgacGTGTTACACGTGATTTATACGTttcaaatgtatttatatgcttaaattgacaaaagaaaaatcaaatatttgaagtaaatgaataatcttagatcatgctagaagaaacccctcataaaccaattaaaacagttgaattcacataataaaattagtctctatttaatttatattaagaatagagaaaataatatttaataaacaactgattgaatcacattattctagctcattgtgaggctaagtccatCCTCTcctccttagtatagataatattatttattcaaaagaaaaaaaaaaacaatcatttgacaactaatttaatcacattattatccacatgcgaaagactttttttataaccggcattacacgcttcttaagatgttttgaacgtgtttaaaaatagagaaaataatatttaatgaataactaattgaatcacattattgctcgtctattgtgaggtactaattattaaaaaaaaaattgtacaaaaaaattaattattaaaaaagccactgttaaaatgacgaaaatacccttaCCACATTTGATCCattattttaaattacttttgaagttttttatttAAGGAGTATTTTTGTCTAATCATTTGGTGAAGCTTGTGACACCAAAAAATACTGTTCGTTGGGCCTTCGATTTTATATAGAAAGATAGTAGCTTATTAGTTACCAATTCAAAGATACTGTGTCAATGATTGACTTAATTCAATACTTTTTACATATAATAAGCATGTGAGGCACATTTGAAAGTCTAAATCTTTtcttccccaaaagaaaaagtaaatctTTTTTCATATAAGTCGCTCATGTGCAGTTTTGTCTCAAAAAGTTAACAAATTATTGTGTACGAATTGCAACAAATAGTAAAGTGTGATGTTAAATCATGAACACCGAATTAAGATGAAAaatcctagtttttttttttgggtaatcaTGAAAAATCCTAGTTTGTAATTTATTTTGGTAATAAGTAGTCTGAAAAATCAACAGCTAGATTCATATAAAAATTTAATGAATCTTTACAATAGTTAAATCTTGAATAAAACTCAAAGTAATGTTACACTTACCATATTATTGTATCATCTATGTAATAGAAGTAGGGTCCACCAACACATTACGATCTCATATCTATTAGGGGGatgatataaatatataaaaagagtAGCATTTTCGAAGCTCATATCACTGATTAAGATGTAGCACTATAACCGGACCAAAAATTCTACTTTTACCACATATTTGCACCATCATTTGGATTATCTCTAATAGAGATGGGAGCCACATGTGTTAGTGGGCTCTACCTTATAGTGATAGTACAAATGATGATACAAATATATTGTAAGTGTAACATTACTCTAACTGGACCTATGGTTTGATCTAAAGCTAACAATGGGTTATGAATGGCAAGGGGCTTTAGATGCGTAACGCACTTGCAGAGTGGCAAATATGTATGAGTCCATGACTTAAGAGGATATGTGAATTTATTTCACACAAAgcaaaaagttaaaatatttatcacttaatactacgatttagtagtatttctctttatttgtaagtgagatgtcttagattcaattttcatcaaaaataaatttgaaccacattattactagcccattatGAAGCGAAGTTCATTctcctttagtgtaaataatatcgtttattaaaaaaaaagaatatttgGATGTTAATATTTGAAGTGACTAAGGAAGCTTCACGGGCATTAGTAATAGTTTGAGTTTGATTAATCAGTTTTGGCTTTTGCTAGACATTTTTCCATGGAATTTTTGGGCTTCTGGGTCTTTCATTTCCACACTCGTCTATTGCTAGTACGAGAGGCTCCTTTCTCGGACTTATATGCATACTTTAATTTCTCTGCAATAGTTCAAATTTACGAAAAATGAGAAGTCATGATTAAAATGaggaaatattattttcttttttttattaatccaataaataaaaagtaaaaatactAGATTATTGAAGATAAACCCTATCCGCTTGTGAAAGCTCTTCAAGAGGTCATTTTACAATGTATTGGTACACCACTATGATAGTGTTATGTGTCAATGAATTTTTTATTCTTGTGTCCTTATTTCATTGGCACGTGACATTATGTGGCGGTCTTGTGCTATGTAAGTTGTTTTTCAACGATgatattttatgaaaattttactatgtgtatcttatgtaTTGGAAGTTTTGACAATATAACTTATTCATAGAATGCTCAATAAAAAGTTTGACGACTAAAAATCTCGATGCATAAAGAATCCAAAAGTATACTAGAATTAGAAATCTTGACTTCTTAGGTGCGCTGCGTTTTAACACCGTTCGATCAACCATGGACGCTGGGTTAAATGATACCAtgacttttaggtttaaaaaaaatcaaagggaAATATAGTGTTGCAATTTGACGTATTTTTACTTCCATATGGATTTTTGTCAAATGTGGTGCGTGACAAGCATAAATTCTTGACATTTTACTCTACTAGGATGAGAGTGTTGAGCTTTTTGAGATAAACAAAAAGCTGCACAAACATATGTAGTTTTGTTGGTAATAGTGTATGTCGACAGAAGAATTGTTTTCAAGTACTCTAGTCGCAATAAATGACTAAAGTACATTATAAAAAGGGCTAGTGAATTTTGATGGTGCCAATTTGCGACATAACATGATGTTTCAGAtggttatttatattaaattcaAGAGTTTTGGTATTATTTGAGCAATTTTCCCAAAACCAAGATTAGGGTGCAAGTCACAAAGTCTTAAGTGtctttaaaatcctaaaagAACACAAACCAAAAGAATATTCATATGATGATGTTGAAGATTTCTTCACATCTTTATTAGAGGAAGGGTTGATCGAGCTTCATGAACCTACAAGACCGGATGAGGTGGGACGGGTAGGGGGCTCAAGTAACTGAGAGCATTCATCCCGTTGTGTGTAAGTCAAGTGTCATGGAGACAGCTAAAGTAATGGAGTTTCATCACTCTCGTGCAAAATAAGAATATCTTAATCAATCTCAAAACACGAACCACTTAACtcaaaataaagtaaaaggAATGAAATGGATAAAATTAGAGTTTTGTAACAATTAGATAAACAATAGAAAAATCCACAATTTGTTAACTGAAATTTTAGGGTCACCCACAGAGGTGCAACCCTTCAAAAATAGGCGTATGCCACTTGTGGCGATGAGCACACGGTATTCTTTAGTAAAAGGCGAAAGAATAGTTCGCTTTGTGCTCAACGCATGGCTCCCTGGTTTTGACACCAGGATGCTGCTGTCTTTTATACCCCCGGGCTAGCTGTTTCTTTTCCACTAGGCGGTGTGGGACTGACTCACCAAAGCCCATACCAGCGTTTCAGCCCCTTGTCTTTGATACCCAATGGCACCAAACCAACTTCCATGAGCAGATGACTTGTGTGATGACATTCTTTAGATTTCCACTCTTTTGAACAATTTCAAACATCTTTCAAGCAACTAAAGCTCCATGAGTAAATTTCCAATTCCACCATGAAGAACCCATATTCCCCACCGAAACTCTTAATGGTTGAAGAAACCAATTTCAAGATTTTTTTACTGTACTATGGAGTTTTGAATCTTGAAATCCTTAGTTAAAGATACAACTATAAAATCTAAACGGTTAAAAACTCTCGAATATACGATACTTTAGAGTACTATAGAATTTTCAACCATTTCCAACTCCTGACCATGACCATAACTCTTAGTTTGGTAGTTACCTttgtcaatgtcataccttatatGAAATTAGCCCTTGGCTTCTCATGAGAACAGCGTCATTCCCTGATGCTCACAAACTGTGTGTTCTACTAGGTGTCATCAATTTCGGGAGTATGGACTCGATAAGAGAATGCTAGGGCACAAAGAAAAGATGGATTGGGGTTCAGATCTCAGTTCTCCATAGCTTATTAATCATACAGTGGCTCATTGCTTTtacgtttttttgtttttaatccaTAACGTGTTCATACAAAATTTTTAAGACACattgaccaaaacaaaaaaaataaaatttacgaCACATGAAGTCgcattaaatttttgtttttatacaagCAATAGTGTGGAAAGTTACATCATATGCATGAGTTATTTCTTCTTACAATTTCTCTCAACTTTATGTGTCTTACAATAACCGTCAGCGGAATTTAGTTTATGACTTTTCTTAGCTTTTCGGgactataattttttttgtcaatctaCGAAAGTAAAATATTTCCTCAACTTATATGATTTATTAATCTGACAACCGCAAATTGTTGACGTATCCAATTAAATTTATAGGAATTCTTCAACTTACGTAATTCATGTAACTGATTCTTTCTAGGCATATCATCTGAGCCAATCAAAGTTAAcagatttaatattttttttttaacaaatgatattatccaCACTAAGGGATGAGAGAGTGtgctaagtctcacaatgagctagcaataatgtagtacGAAGAATTgaatctaaaatctctcacttgaaaaggaataccactaaactgtAATATGAAATGGCAGTCAACAGATTTTAACCTTAGCCACACATGGCACTAGGCATTTTAGGGCATCTCTACTGAGAGACGCAAAATGCTTTACAATGAAAATTTTACATTTTCGGTTAGTCAGATAGTTCTATATCAAATTTCATCTTGAccggaaaatataaacaaaaatgcagttttgcatttttttaaaaaatctgTGGATGTGAGCCCCTccaaacaaaaagataaaattaaatGGATCCCGAGTTTACATCTCCAGTTGGTGTCCTTATACGTCGTAGGAAAATGTAAAAAGTAATTCTTTACATTTCAGATTTGCTTCTCTCAATTAAAAATACTCGTGCATTATTATTTAGAAGTATTGAATAAAAAAACTCCATACTGCAATTTTCAAGACACTAGAAAGAGAGAGGATTTGTGAAGATTTCAGGAATCTTCTAATTAtattcgtttatcgtacatcgtacgatcaattttcgtcagatactatttatattcaattttaaataaaataatttataatgatTTATGACTGTACGATGGATGATAAACGGATATAATTTAAAGATCCttaaaatcctcacaaagagaatccgacgAGAACCCTCACTctcaaagaaaaatacactcaTGTTACCTTTTGTAACAACTAACAAGACACATTTATGGGTCTATGGTTGaggcaatttatttatttatttttaatttttcgacCCATGCTAGACTACACGTTAGGCCGAAAGAGCTTTGCTGGTAAAAATTATGACACATTGGGCCAAAAGTAATGACATATTGGGCCAAAATATGGCCGAAAGAGGTTTGCTGGTTAAAATTAATGACACATTGGGCCAAAATTATAACATACTGGATCGACATACAGCCGAAAGAGCTTCGCTGTGAAAATTATGACACGTTGGGCCGAAAGAGCGTTGCCGCTTAAATTTATGAAACTAGTTGACTTTGCAGCGGCAAAGATGAGATGATGCAATGGCAGCTTTGATAGACTTTTAAagttaaaaacaataaaaagatttCAAACTAAAATTGTAAGGGGCACCACAGAGGTAAAAATGTGAACAGTACCCATGCATTGTTTAATCCCAAGTTTTCATGAAGAAGACATATCCCATGCATTGTTTAATCCcttaatttgttaaaaaaaaaagaaaactaatgaaaaaggc
Proteins encoded in this region:
- the LOC126628864 gene encoding ankyrin repeat-containing protein ITN1-like, yielding MASPIEQGGDTDLEKGLMTAQPSQNPLAEPSPSPSPSPSSTASAPALVLSNSPSPSSTASAPALVLSNSGKRIDQAGKKKYVKQVTGRHNDTELHLAAQRADLAAVKKILGDIDSQMMGTVSGEEFDTEVAEVRAAVVNEVNELGETALFTAADKGHLDVVKELLKYSNKETVTKKNRSGFDPLHAAASQGHHAIVQVLLDHDPGLSKTLGPANSTPLISAAHKGHVAVVDELLSKDSTLLEISRSNGKNALHLAARQGHAEIVRALLTKDPQLARRTDKKGQTALHMAVKGTNCEVVKLLLGADPAIVMLPDKFGNTALHIATRKKRAEIVNELLLLPDSNVNALNRDTKTALDIADALPLSEEASEIRGCLYRYGAVKANELNQPRDELRKTVTQIKNDVHIQLEQTKKTNKNVHNISKELRKLHREGINNATNSVTVVAVLFATVAFAAIFTVPGGDHDDGTAVVVKGLPFKIFFIFNAIALFTSLAVVVVQITLVRGETKAEKRVVEIINKLMWLASVCTSVAFIASSYIVVGQRHKWAAILVTMVGGMIMAAVLGTMTYYVVKSKRTRSMRKREKHTRRSGSNSWMPSDYSNSEIDRIYAL